CACACTCGCTGTGCTGGTGCTTCTGACTCCGGAGAGATAAGGAGCTGAGCCGACCGTCTCTGCCTCTGCACTCGAAGTGAAAGTCTTCCCTCTAGACGCCGAGGGTCTGTCCTCAGCGCTTGGATTCCTACAGCCCCCCGGGGCCGGATCCCCACAGCCTTCCAGGTCCTAGACCCCGGCAGACGCCGAGCCATGGCCTCCATGGGACTACAGGTGATGGGCATCGCGCTGGCCGTGCTGGGCTGGCTGGGCGCCATACTGAGCTGCGCGCTGCCCATGTGGCGCGTGACGGCCTTCATCGGCAGCAACATCGTCACGTCGCAGACCATCTGGGAGGGCCTGTGGATGAACTGCGTGGTGCAGAGCACCGGCCAGATGCAGTGCAAGGTATATGACTCGCTGCTGGCGCTGCCCCAGGACCTGCAGGCGGCCCGCGCCCTCATGGTCGTCTGCATCATCCTGGCCGTGCTGGGCGTGCTGCTGTCCGTGGTGGGCGGCAAGTGCACCAACTGTGTGGAGGATGAGAGCGCCAAGGCCAAGACCATGATCGTGGCGGGCGTGGTGTTCATTCTGGCCGGCCTGCTGGTAATGGTGCCGGTGTCCTGGACGGCCAACAACATCATCCGGGACTTCTACAACCCGCTGGTGGCCTCCGGCCAGAAGCGGGAGATGGGTGCCTCTCTGTACGTCGGCTGGGCCGCCTCGGGCCTGCTGCTCCTCGGGGGGGCCCTGCTGTGCTGCAATTGCCCACCGCGCACCGACAAGCCCTACTCGGCCAAGTACTCTGCCGCCCGCTCCGCCCCGGCCAGCAACTACGTGTAAGGTGCCGCCACTCAGCTCTGTCTCCGGGCTTTGCTTCTCCCTGGACTGAAGGCGCAGCCCGTGCCCCTGGGGATGTTCCTGCCACGGGCCGCAGGCTGCACAAGCAGGGACTGAGCCAGGCCACCGGCCGGCAGCCCCTTCCGGCCCCCTCGGACACCTACCCAGAGCCTCCTCTCCGCCAGCAAGGATGGATGGACAGAAAGAGACTCCTGTGCTGCCCTCCTCTGGCCCCGGGGACACAGGAGAGGGGGCGGAAGTAACAGGGTGCGGAGGCGGAGGGGGGAGCTGGCTCCTGCCGGTCAGGAGAGCACGGCCCTGAATTTGCTTGGGCTCTGCCTCCGTGGGTGCCCGGCCCACTCCTGTGTTGGCTGCGAGGATGGCTGGCGCCTCGCTCCCCCACCTGCCCGTGGAGCAGAGTTGACACAGAGTTGACGGACGGGTTTAGAGGGGAGGGGTGAAGGCGCTACAAACTGgtttgggtggtggtgggggaggagatCGCGGAGGCTGCCCAGGCTGcctgcacccctccctccccccaccctgcagccTCAGGGCTCTGCCTCAGCGGCCTGGGTAGGAGGACCCCAGCCTCTTGTGACCAGTCACGCCTGGATTCGCCACCCCTGCCAAGGTCGTTGGGCATCCTGGGAAGAGCAGGGGGGACGGTCTTTCTCTGGCCTTCATTCCCAGGAAGTCCTGGACCtttttttccctgcctcctctctggttTCTGTTTTGTAACTTAATATCTGTTTGTCATGGTAATTActataattttctataataaatggGACCTGTGCACAGGAAGACCATATCGTTTCTGATTTCGGCCTtgaaggtgggcaggggagggctagaagcctgggcaggggtgagggaggagtaCGACCGCTGTGTGGTGGTCAACacaagaacacttaaaaaaacaacaacaacctggTTTCGAGGAACTGTGACAAATCAGAGCTGGCCTTCACCTTGGGAATCACCTCACTCAAGCCCTTCGTTTGCTGGAAGGTCAAGGCGATCATAGGAAACGCACTGCTGAAGTGCTGGGGACCCCAGGGGGGAGGCCACGTGAGAACACTCAGCCCTGGGGGGTGGGCCACCTGCCCTCTATCCATCTTTGTCCCAGCTCTGTCCGAACCTGGGCATCCAGGTTGGTCTGCTCACCCTCCAGGTCCCACGTCCTGGCCTTGGCCCAGGCTGTTTCCTGCTGTGGGTCTAGAATGTCTTTTttgcctctctccacccctcgGAATCCTGCTTGTCCTGAAGGCCAGGCTTCAGTCTTCCTCCCTAATGAGCCTTCGCACAGTCCCTGTGTGGAGGAATTATCATTAGTCCTGATCATACCCCCAAGGCCTGGGGGTCACTGAACCCTTTCACCGGGCAGACACGCCCTGAGCTCAGCTTTCCGGCTcctttagagatgaggaaactgaatcctGGCCACGTGAAGGTATTTGGCCAAGGCCAGAGGCACGGGCATGAGTTTCCTGTCCTCGAGTTAGCGTGAGAGGGCCCACCACGGGAGGTGTCAGGAAGTTACATCTGTGGCCCTGTCGGGGCTGGCTCAGGggcggcctggggtgggggccctCTTCTCACTTCTGTCCTTCTCAGGGACGGATGTCAGTTTCCTGGGGAAGAGACTCACAGAGCCAGAGTCCTGCTACCCCTCCTGGGACTCATTTAATGGGCCAGGTTGGCTCAggggccccattttacagatgaagcagaGGAGGCCCAAGGACGGGCCtggaggagagggtcagaggcCAGCTGGGGGCTGAGGACCGGGCCTCACTCCCTCCACCTGGGCCCCCTCCTGCTTTCGGTACAGGTAGACGATGCCAGAGATGAAGCCATCGCTGTCAGAGGTTCTGGGCACCACCTCAAGCTCGGATGTGGCCAGTTCCCACTGGTCCACAGGCCAGGCCACTAGGCGTTCCCACGCCCCGGCCTGCTCCAGCCTGTCCAGGGTAGCCTCCAGGGCCTCCTTGTAGTGAAGGTTGGACGGGTTGGTCCGGGTGGTCAGACACACCAGCCCCCCTAGggagagatgggggcagggggtggagggggggaagaggtgagtgggggaggggcaggagccctGGTTCCAGGCTCTAGGCCCACCCCTTCCGGGAAAGGTTATCTTTCCTGCTCTTCCCTCAAGGGTGTACATTCTCCCCACCAccaaccacccccccaccccccccagccttTTCCTATCTCCATGCCTTTGCTGCTCACTGTTCCCGCCTCAGGGAATACCCTTCTGCGTTTTCAGCCTCCTATACCAACTTCCAGGCTCACGCGTCCTTTATGCTGGGAACTCTTGGCTTAATCCCCTGGACAGAGGGGACTCCCTCCTCAGTGCTCACCCAGCCCCTCTGCCGGAAGATGTGGTGTGTCTGGATGCACGGGAAGGAAACACTTGGGACCTTGGGTAAGTCCcatcacctctctgagctgcagttTCCCAGCTTACAGAGTGGGGCTCGTTTCCGGCTCTCACAGGAAGGACCACATTAAGCGCcggctgaatgaatgagtgacatATCCTTTCTGGTGTTCCCTAGACACCTATAGCGTGCCCAGTGCGGGCTCAGATACATGTAGAAGAGGCCAGTgtctggaaggcttcctggaggaagcggGGAGGAGAAGCCGGGCCCTGCAGGGTGGGTGGCTGGGCTCCGTGAGAGGAAAGGCTCCGAAGCAGGGGAGCCTGTGACAGGGGCGCAGCAGACGGGGCTCTAGCCAGCTCAGGGGCCTGACAAGCGCGGGCGGGGCTGGTTATGCCAATGGGAGTTTCCTGTTCTCTTGAGCCCCACcactacctctctctctgaccccatcGAAGACCCTGCTCCCTGAGGCTGAAGCCTGCCCAGACCTGCCCAGGCTTAGCCACAGGGCCGGCTCCTCACAGTGGAGgcgagggggacagggagaggatgCGGCCTTGCTGCCACAGGCCCACTTTGGGGCTTCCTGAGCCCATCCTGCAGCCAAGTCAGGGCCTCAGCTCCTGCCTGCTCAGTCCCCCATGCTCCTTTCTGCCTCTGACTCCCCGTGGCTGTCTTCCTGACCTGTTTTGGCCTGTGGCTGTGTTCCTGTGCCCACTGCCgtcagcaccgcccccccccccccccccccccccgccgcctgtCCCCTGGAAATGCCTCTCTTCCCTGAATTCTCAGAGTGTGTGCCCTGGTCCTTTTCCCCACGCCCCTTCCTGGGGTGCAGTGGGGTGCAGTAGGTTGGTGATCGAAGCCCAGAGGGCAGGGTGCGTACCCCCCCTCCAGAGCAGAGGCCAGCGCGGGACAAGGCACACAGGAGGAGCACAGTAAACACAGTCCTTAGCTGCACATCAACCCACGGGTGGAGGTTACAAAAAGTGCTCACGTCTATCATCTCACCTGAgcagcccatttcacagatgaggaaactgagaccaggAAAGAGCAAGAGACTCACCTGACAGTTGTCAGTGAGTTCGTGAGGGAGCCGGAAGACAGGGAACTGAACTGAGCCCCCACTGCGTGCCAGGACTGGAGCAAAGGCCTCAGACACGTCTTTTCACTCAGCGCTCACTGCGATCCATTGGGGAAGGGGCTCTGTCACCGCTcagaggtgaggaaacagagccaGGGGGAGTGGAGCTGCCCAGTGGATAGGAGGGCAAGCTGGCTACCGGTCTGCCCTGCCTGCTTGCCTGGGTCTGTTGATGGTGGCAGCTGGTGGCTGGGAAGCTAGGCtaggctgtgtgaccctgggcaggacCCTGCCCCTCGCTTAGCCCGAGACATTCGGAGGTTAGTGTCTGTGGGTGTGCGGCGGGGGAAGGCATTCACGTGGGGTTGGATGGGCCTGCTCCTCACCTGGCTTGGTAACTCGCAGAAGCTCAGGTATCGCACTGCAGGGCACCTGGCCATCGCTGAGGGCACCCACCAACAGTACCGCATCGAAGGTCCCTGTGTGGAGTGTGGGGTCTGTCTTAGGTGTGGCCTCATGATACCCACAGGGATGACATCAGATCACGGGGTAGAGGGCTCAGAGAGAGGGGCTCACAGGGGCTCAGAGAGGGTCCCGGTGGGGGTTCATGGGGCTCAGTGTGGGCGGGGGCTTGTGAAGGGCTCAGCAAGGAGGATGGAGGCTGGACAAGAGAAGGCACTCACtgtcaaggtgcctgggtgggaAGGGAAGTACCTTCAGAACTGGGCAGAGGCTCCTGGCCCAGGACGCAGAGGCTGAGATTCTGGTAGAGGCCACGGGCTCGGGCCCGTTCCAGCATCCCTGGGCTCCCATCCACCCCATGCAGCTGGAGGAAGCCCCGAGCCTGCAGCTAAGGTGGGGGGACTCAGTCACAGTTCACACCTGCCATCTCCCAGCTGGGTCCCTGCACTGGGGAGGGCAGCAGGCTCCGCAGTAAATGTAGTCCACGTGTTTGGGACCGGTGAGTCTGAGCAGGGAGGCAGAGTTCTGGGGCCAGGGGTGGGAGGAAATTGGAGCGAGTGGGGAGTTGAAGAGAGGACAGGGGATGTGGGGAGGCCTCACCTCAGCAGCCACCAGGCCGGTGCCGCAGGCCACATCCAGGATCAGGGCAGCATGGGGTGGGCCCGGAAGGGCTTGGGTAAGGCAGTCTACTGCGAGGCGGGGGGCGCGGTACTGCAGGGCGGCCACATCCTGGGGACAGAGTACTGAGCTGACCGGCACCCCGTGCCCCAGTGTTTGGGTGACCTCTGTGTAGGGTGGTCTAGGAATCAAACAGgccaagctgtgtgtgtgtgtgtgtgtgtgtgtgtgtgtgcgcacatgcttATTGGCACCTCCTCCAGGTGCAGTCCCAGGGTAGAGAGGTCTTGTTTCCTGATTTTTCAAGGGGCTGCCAATATGGAAACATGGGGCTGGTCAGAGGCCAGAGCTGCTGTGGATGAGCCGAAGAGGGGGCCAGTCCTTGAGGAGGCAGGACTGCCGGGTCTCACCTCATTCTCACAAGCCACCCTGCGATGATGCAAAGCGAATTATTCCCTCTTTAGAGATAGGAAAGTTGAGGCTGGGCAggcaagaggagagaggggaaggagcctGGCCAGTTTACCTGGTCATAGTCTGGAGCCCAGCGGTCATAGAAGTGCAGCTTGTGGCCCAGGTCGGTGATGCCATGTGACGCCCCCACCCGGGCCCGCACTTCGGACAGGCTCCCGCCCTCCTCCTGCGCCATCCTCCTGTGGGGACACAGCCTTGGTGTCCGACGGACACTGCAATTTCTCCcattcccacccctcccacccaaTCCCATTTCACAGGCGGTGGCACTGAACACACAGAGGGCGAGACTGTAACACCTGGAGTTcagggcttgggggaggggtgctcccTGTGGCCAGAGGGAGGACATGACCCTACCTCCCCACTCTTTAAGCGGTGAGCTGGCGTCCTGGACCTAAGGGTCTTTAAGCAGGTAAAGGGTCAGAACTCACCGTCAATCGGACTCTCCCGCGGTGCTTAGCGCCGGAACTCGGGGCGGGGCCTGTACGGCGAgccgggccccgcccccacctccctggaTGATTGGCTTTCCGCTATGAGAAAGTACCCAATCAAAGGAAAGCGCTGGCAGCCGCCCCCGCTACCAGCCAATGAGCTCAAAGTTCTTGGCCTCTCTCTCTAGCCCGGGGAGATCCAGACTTTCCAAAGCGTTTTCAGGGTATCCGCGTTTAGGAGCATCTCTGTGCGCTCCGGGCTCTCGATGTCCTTCATTAGGAAGTGACAGCCTCTGAAATCTtagggggaagaggagggcctaggtctgtgctgacagctcagagcctggagccttcttcagcttctgtgtctccctctctctgcccctcccccctctcaaaaataaataaaccttaaaaaaataaaaaaaaaggggggtggtgcCCAGGATCAGCCTTCATTTTTAGAACGGTCCCCACGGCCTGGGCAACGCTATCCTGTAGAACTTTCTGTGgtaatggaaatattctatactGTACGCTTTTCAATACAGTAGCTACATGTGgtattgagcatttgaaatgtggctagtgctaccgaggaactgaattttgagttttattttgtcttagtAATTTAAATAGCCATCTGTGGCTAGTGGCCTCCGTTTTGGACAGCGCAGAGATCCTTGCTGCTCAAAGTATGGTCCCAAAACTTGTATCCTCTTCTCCAGCATCTTTAGCTCTGGTTGCTCCAGGGGACCCCCTTAGGGGAggtttttagaaatgcaaattcttgagcCCCATTCCACACCAATAGAATGAGAATCAGattgcggggtggggggagggggcctgggaggggcccagaaatctactttttttaaaatttaatttatttatttttagagagagggcacttgggtggctcagtgggttgagtgtcttgactttggctcaggtcatgatctcacagctcataggTTCAAGCTCAGTgtcggctctgtactgacagcttggagcctggaacctgttttggattctgtgtctctgtctctctctgcccctcctcctctcgtattctgcctctctcaaaaagaaataagcgtTAACAAATTTAAacgacaaaagaagaaaagatatcttgagagagagaaagtgggggaagggcagagggagacagagagagagagggagagagaatctcaagcaggctccacactctcagcacagagcctgacgtggggctcaaactcatgagcagtgagatcatgacctgagctgaaatcaggtcagacacttaatggactgaaccaccaaggcgccccccAGAAATCTACTTTAAACAAACTCTCCAGCTGATTTCTATGCAGCTGAAGTTTCAGAAGCACTAGCCTAGAGGACCCTTGGGGATCAGAGTTTGGACAGGTGGAGTTTGGGAGTTTGTTACAGGTGTCCAGGAAGGAGGTGATGGTAGCACGAACTTGGGTAGTGGTCATGGCTGTGGAGAGGAGTGGATGAAGGTCAGAGACGTTTAGGCGGTCGAGGCAGCAGGGCTTTGGTGATTGAGAGCGCGTGGCCTGGGGAAGTGAGTCGTTGGGAGTTGAGACTTTGGGTTGATGATGGTGCCATTCACAGCCAGGGAAGCCCGGGAGGAGGAGCTGGTTTGGGGGCAAAGAGGATATTAACCACTtggggttgttgagtttgagGGGTCTACGTGAAGATGTCCAGGAGGATGTTTAATGCCAGAGTCTTGAGCTCAGGAGACAGGACAGGCGGGAGACAGATTCAGGGTCACGAGTATAGCCAGTGATTGAGGCAGCCAATAATGGTGGGATGTGCAGGGAGAGATAAGAAAGGATGAGAAGAGGATGGAACCTGAGGACCCCTAACCCTTCAGGGTGGAAGAGGAGTGTCTAGGAGAGCTGGAGAAAACCCAGAGAAGTTGGGAAGGATGCCAAGAAGAGAAGAGTCTCAAAGAGATGAGGAATGGCCAACACTGAGGTGTGTCGAGAGGTGGCATAAAATGAGGCTTCGGAAGTGAGCCCTGGATATAGGGATGTGGAGGTCTTTGGGGGCCGAGGGAGGCCCTGACAGCATACACCGGTGGCCAAATTTACCACCTCTCCCTGAGTTAGACAACGTGCCCCAGCCTCCCTTGTATGTTGGCGTGTCCGTGTGGTTGAATTCCGGCCGATAGAAGGCAGATGTCGGTAAAGTGCTTTATTTCCAGACCTGGACCATAAACGCTTCCTATCCGATCCTCCACGGAACAGGGTCCAGGCGCCCAGAGGAGAGTGGGGGCTGCCAGACGACGGAGTCGGGGACCCTAAATGATTGTGTATAGCACGatccacctcccccacccacctgcacAGGACTGTAACATGAACAAGAAACCCACTTCATTGTGTTGAGCCGTGATTTCAGGATTGTCCGTTACAATAACATCATTTCCCTTCGTTGACATGGTGACCTTGGCAAGAGCAATTTTGGGGGAGTGGAGGTAGGGGAGGAAACCCAGATGTCAGCTGTCACCTGCCAAGATCCAAACCCAAATCTGTTTTAGTCCAACGGTGTCCGGTGAATGTGTCGTGAGTCCGTCGCGCTCAGCTGACAGAACAGAACACGTGCGAAGCTGCAGCCAAAACACAGAGAGATTTACGAGACTCGTACAGAAAGCTGAGACTGGGCAGTCGGGTCAGAGGCTCACTTATGCCATCAGCGACCCAGGCTCTTgtcatcttccttctctgccaCCTTTTGCACGGAGGCCTTTGCGCTCCTGACTGTCACCTCGTCATGGCCGCTGCACCTCCCAACAGGACAGGATGAAGGGGAAAGGGCAAAACACTAGGCCAGCTCAGACTATTCATCATCACAAAAGCTTTATTGGAAGCCCGGGGCCGGGAGTTCTTCATCCCATTGGCCAGTTTGGGTCACATCGTCAACCCCAGAGTGGTCACTAGCAGGTGAGTCGGGAGGgggagattgggggtggggactgGCTCAGTCATCGGACAGCGTGGGCCTCATCTGTATAGCCTCATGTTTCATTtaggtcaataaatatttattgtgcacctAATGTTTATCAGGCCCTGGGCAGGGCACCGGAGTCACAGGGGTGAGTCAGAAACAGCCCCCACTCTACCCCGGTCCagcagggtgggggagatgggtgtCTTCTCCTGTTCTGGCTCTGGGCACTGTCTCCTCAGTATCTGTGTTCAGGCTTTTCCTTCTaagcacccctcccaccccccaccactggGTGTCCAGGGCCACTCCTTTGTCTGGGGTTAACGTAGGTGGGCACTATGGGGTTGAAGGATGTCGTCACGAGGAATGTCCCCTTAGGTAAGCTGGATAGCCCCAAAGGTGGTCCTGTTGGACCATCagagggtggcctgggtggctccatgacAGAACCTGGGGAGGCCCTGGGGGGCCAGCATATCTGTCCCCACAGCCCCTCGGTATCTCCACTCGGTGGTACCCCACTTGCTGGAGGGGGCTGTGTGGTTTGTGGGCACCAACATGGCTTCTATAGCAATGGCTCCTAGGCCATGATGGAGAATGAGACTTGCCATGCGGGGTACCGGTGGGGGCTCCCAGGCTTGGACCCCAGGCCTGACCGGCTTCTCTCCCCAGAGCCCACTCCATTCCTCCCCTTCCAGAGCCTGGGAAATTGTCCCAGCCTCAGGGCAGGAGGCCCTTCTCTGACGCATCAACTGTTCTTGCTCCCTGTCATAAGCCCCCTTAAGTCCAACGCTTTGGAACTCCAAAGCCTTTCCTGTGCCTTTTGCTGATAATGACCCTCCCCTGGAGCAGTGGACACCATCCAGACCGCCCCCCAAAACTAGTCTGGGGTGAAAAGCAGGAGTTCATGTTTCAAAACTATTGTCTAACCTCACAGAGGTACAAGCCGGAGGCCAAGGGCTGCAGGTGGCtgaggacggggcggggggggggggggtcatcctGTGGCCAGAGTGGGCAGCGTGAAAGGGTCAAGCGGACAAGGGTGAGGCCACGTTAGGCGAAGATGGCCCACACACAAGACATGGTGGTCGATGCCAATGGGCAAGAGCTCTGGGGGAAGGCACGGCTTTCGGGGGCCAGGCATGGGAGGGTGGGAGGTGCGCATGCATGAGGCTGTGGGGGTCAGTCGGGATGCTTCCGGACACAAGTGTCAGAAACGCAACtcggggaaaggagggagagggggacggGCTGCTGATACAAGGTGCGTGCGCTTACATGTGCACCTGCGTCTGATGGGCGGGAGCATCCGCAGGGGTGCGGCTGACGTGTGCAGGGGCCCAGGCCACAGGGGGCCCGGCCACCAGGCTGGGACTGGCTCTCTAACCCTGCATGGGCCGTGAGGAGTTAACAGTGTCAGACCTTCATTTTCACAAAGACGCCCAGAAGGCAGTGTGGGGAGTGGACTGGGCGGGCTCAGGGGCCCAGGGGCAAGAGCTGGAGGCCTGAACAACTATGGGGtctgcaggtgggggtgggggggggggtggggaggggggtggggacaaaAGAGCAACCTCTCTTCCTTTTGGTTTCCTGTCTCGTTTCCTGCCTCTTcacttctctcccctcttcctcctcaagTAGGAGAGCGCCCCACCCCTCAGtcctgggcctttttttttttttttttggtctctatcTGCACCCACTTTCGAGATGATCTCACTTTGTCCCGTggtttaaaatactatttatatgcCAGCGAGTCCCAAAGAGGTGACTCCAAGCCCTGACTCTCCCCTGAACTCTGGACTCTGAGTACCTGATATCTCCCCTTGGAGGCCACGGGCCTCTGTCTGGCATCGTGCCCAAACCCGGCTTTCCTTGTCCCCACTCCCAAACCTGcccctccttgtcctcctccttgGCGTCTTCCAGAACCACTGTGCACCCAGGGGCGAAGCCCAAGCCATTATTCCCCCATCCCACATTCTGTCTTCGGCAAATGCTATTACCTCTCCCTTCCGCCTCTGCCACTCTGGTCCCGTTTACTGCTTCCCTCTCAGCCAGACCCCTTGTGCAGCCTCCTCACtgggctccctgcctcccctctgccccccacccacagtCCATTTTCCTCATAGTAGCCAGCCAGGTGGTATCGATTAttgtttgtaaaatttttatggaaaattccaaacacacaaaagaagaGATTGGCACAATGATCCCCATGTATTTTGTTCGTCCCTCAGTTTTGATAGCTAACAAAATATGCCCAACCAGAATGATGTTTTCACAGTATGAACTTGATGAGCTCACTCCCCTGCTTAAGACCTAAATTCCAAATTCTTTACCATCCTCCTCCCTAACCTTTCTCCTCACTCCACTGTCCTAGCCTCTGCTGCTCCTGGAACATGCCGTGGTTACCTCAGGACATTTGCACTGCTATTTTGGGGTCTGGACCATCCTTCTTTCAGATCTCTGCGTGACTGGCTTGTTCTCAACTTTCAGGTGTCCGCTACCCGGAATGAACAAATATTAGCATTTTGTCATTATTGCTTCAGAATATGTGAATGTAGAAAAAGAGAGCATTATAGATGAAGGTGAGATTTCCTCTGAATTGCTCTCTCCCCGTTCTGCTGCCCCAGGGACCCAGCTACCACCCTGAATGGGCGGGACCttctgggtcttgtttttgtatttttactacACATGTCCGGAACAACGTAATATTGCTAGTGGGTTTGAGAAAATTCATATGCGTGCCATCATTTTATAGTGATTACTCTGTGACTTCCCCCTTTTCATCACTTAACACCACGTTTTCGAGACCCTTCCACATTGGTGTATACAGATCTCGTTCATTGTCACCACCGCGTAGTCATCTCTCAAACAGATCCGTccaattcatttccatttccctatTGATGGGAAAAGATGCTGCCACAAATAGCCTTGCACATGTGCCTTTGTTCACAAATGAATACTTCTGGAAGGAGTGCTTTACAAAATGGGGCTTGCAGCCCAGTAGGGGGTAAGGAAAACAATTCAGTTCCTTGTGAAATGGATCGAATAGAGAACGCACACTGCATGTAGTAAGGGCAATTACTGTCTCGTGAACTCACTTCGGTTTCACATGCGTGTGCAGCGGGCAGCGGCGGATAACATCTTTCTTACCACGGGTGGCCCCCTGAGTCTGAGAAACAAACGGATCTGCCAGGTCAGGACGCGTGCCACGTCTGATGCTCTGGTTGCCCCCGCGGACTCATCGACACATTtttgtcagactttttttttgtctttgcaaaCGAGCAGGAGAgagttatctcattgtggttttcatttgcgtGTCCCTCGATTACTAAGGAGGGTGACAGCTTCGCACACGTTTATTGGCTCTTTGGGTTTCCTCTGCTGCGAATTGCCTTTGCCTATGTGTTCTACAGTCACTTGATTGAATCTTATCTATCTTTATGTTGGTAGGAGTTCCTTAGATGTTCTGTCCATTCTGGATACTGATTCTGGGACTGCTGTGTGAGTCGCAAACATTTCTCCCAGGCCAAAGCTGCTTGTTGGCTTTGCTCATAGTGTCTCTGCACCAGATTCAGCAACAAAGAGTTTATCGGTCACTTGGGCCAGGGTGGTgacagtggggagtgggggggcagGAGCAAATGGCCAGTGGCTGGAGGCGGCAGTAAGATGATTACAGGATTTTTTTGCAACAACGTGATTTGAACAGCGAGGTGAGTGAGCACCGAGCaacattttcctttgttccttttaatAAAAGTCGCGTATGTTGAAGGTGCACAACCTGCTGTTTTGAATATCcgtagacaggggcgcctgggtggctcagtcggttaggcggccgacttcggctcaggtcatggtctcgcggtccgtgagttcgagccctgcatggggctctgtgttgacagctcagagcctggagcctgcttcagattctgtgtctccctctctctgaccctcccccgttcatgctctgtctcaaaaataaataaacgttaaaaaagaatatccgtatacattgtgaaatggtcaccacagTCCGGCTGAAATTAGCATATCTGTCACCTCTACTTAGTTACcatttgtgtgtggtgtatgtgtgttgaGAAGATTTAGGATCTATCCGCTTAGGAAATTTCAAGTAAACAATAAGGTATTATTGTTAGCCGTGCTCCCTGCgttgtacattagatctctagaatttattcatctttataatgGAAACTTTGTACCGTTTGA
This sequence is a window from Prionailurus viverrinus isolate Anna chromosome E3, UM_Priviv_1.0, whole genome shotgun sequence. Protein-coding genes within it:
- the CLDN4 gene encoding claudin-4 — its product is MASMGLQVMGIALAVLGWLGAILSCALPMWRVTAFIGSNIVTSQTIWEGLWMNCVVQSTGQMQCKVYDSLLALPQDLQAARALMVVCIILAVLGVLLSVVGGKCTNCVEDESAKAKTMIVAGVVFILAGLLVMVPVSWTANNIIRDFYNPLVASGQKREMGASLYVGWAASGLLLLGGALLCCNCPPRTDKPYSAKYSAARSAPASNYV
- the METTL27 gene encoding LOW QUALITY PROTEIN: methyltransferase-like protein 27 (The sequence of the model RefSeq protein was modified relative to this genomic sequence to represent the inferred CDS: inserted 2 bases in 1 codon), which gives rise to MAQEEGGSLSEVRARVGASHGITDLGHKLHFYDRWAPDYDQDVAALQYRAPRLAVDCLTQALPGPPHAALILDVACGTGLVAAELQARGFLQLHGVDGSPGMLERARARGLYQNLSLCVLGQEPLPSSEGTFDAVLLVGALSDGQVPCSAIPELLRVTKPGGLVCLTTRTNPSNLHYKEALEATLDRLEQAGAWERLVAWPXWTSGNWPHPSLRWCPEPLTAMASSLASSTCTESRRGPRWRE